A segment of the Streptomyces sp. L2 genome:
GTTGCCTCCGGCTGCAATGGCGTTGCAGATCGACCGGCTGGCCTCCCTCACTCGCATGACCAACGTGAAGCTCGGAGTTATCCCGATGGCGGGATACAAGCCGATGGCTCCGATGGACACTTTCACCATCTATGACAACATTCTGACCACCGTGGAGAACACCACAGGTGTCGTCGTTCTGAGAGACCCGCGCGACATCTCAATGCACCTGGAACTCTTTTCCACACTGAGAAGTTATGCGGTGTTCGAGGATGAAGCCAGAGAACTGTTGGCGGAGTGGTCCGCTGCCTTTCGCGCATGATCTTTAGTCCATGACAAGCATAAACCAGACAAACGCCGACTCTCGGGTCAATGATTCTCTCCATGGCGGCGACAGCAGGACCCAGAAAGCTGCTTCCCGCCCAGATCGCAGTGGGAGTTCCCGAGAAGAGAGAGGCAACTCGATGATGGAAGAACGCACCGGTGCGACGGCCCCCCAGGAGGGCGGCCTGATCGTCGCGAAGCGCAGGATCGTAGCCGCGCGGACGCGTGCCGAGCAGGAGTCAGACGTCAGCAGCGGCCGTTCCGACGGCAACGACTGACGGGAGCGCCCGCGATGCTTGACGCAGCCTCGTGGGCGGGGCGCCTGGGCGGGGACAGGTTCCTCGCCCAGACGTACCACCGCTCCTACGCGCACTTTGCCGGTGCCGCCGACGCGGCAGCCCTGTTCTCCTGGGACGACCTGAACCGGATCATCGCCACGCAGCGCCTGGAACCGCCTCGACTGCGTCTGTCGGCCGACGGAGAGATGGTCCCCCTTCAGCGTTACGCGGTGCCGACCACGAACCGGCGTGCGGTCACCTGGTCCCGTATTCAGCCGACCGAACTCCACGCCCAACTCAAGGCCGGAGCATCTCTCGTTCTTGACGCGGTGGAAAAGATCCATCCAGCCGTGAGCGTGGCGGCCGTGGGACTTGAACGGTTTCTCGGAACCTCGGTGCAGGCCAACGTGTACGCGTCGTGGACCGAGCGAGAGGGCTTCGGCATGCATTGGGACGACCACGACGTGATCGTGGTTCAGGTGCACGGTTCCAAGCGCTGGCGTCTGTACGGCACGACTCGTGAGGCTCCCACATTCCGGGATGTCGAATCGCCCGAGCAGCCTGAGGGAGACCCGATGGCCGACCTCGTTCTAGCTCCCGGTGATGTGCTCTACTTGCCACGAGGCTGGTGGCACGCGGTCACCGCCGATCAAGGAACCGAATCGCTTCACCTGACCTTCGGGCTGGTCCCGCAAACCGGGGCCGATCTACTGCTCTGGGCGGTGGATCAACTCCGGTCGTCCCTGACGCTGCGGAAGGACGTTCCGCGCTTCGGCTCGCTCACGGAACGGTCGGTCTTCCTTGATGCGCTCCGCGGTGAGGTGGCCGGGAAGCTGGAGGACCCTCATCTGGTCGAGAGGTGGGCCGAATCGACCGACACCACCGACCTCGGCCATGCGATTCCCTCCCTCCCGTACGTGGACGGGGTCCCCGCGCGGAGGGAGATCACGGTCAGACTCACTGCTCCGCGGGGCCGCCTCTCGGCGAACAGTGCTCAGGGCACGGTGACCTTCTCGGCAGCAGGTACGGCGTGGGACCTGTCCGAGTCGGCGGCACCCCTGCTGGGTGCCCTGCTGACGAATCAGCCGGCCACCCTGGGAGAGCTCGCGGACTCGGCCGGACTGGAATTGAAGGACGTGGCCGAGTTGGTCACCGCCCTGATCGAGGGGCAGGCGGTCGCCGTCGTGGGGACGGCGCTGTGACCGCCTCGTTGTCCCTGGGGACCTACCGTGTGCGTGCCGTCAGCGTGGCGGCGCGCACGGCCCTGTCCGCCGACAGTCCCTGGCTGGACACGGCGCCCAACTACGCGCGTGGGCGGGCTCATGAGGTGCTGCGCCCGGTCCTGGAGGAGTACCCGACTGCCCGGGTCGCCACGAAGACCGGGTTCTTTACGGGAGAAGAGGGCCGTGCTGCCCGGGCCGCCGGCATGCTCAACCACGAGGTCGTGTCCGGTGGCCACAGCCTTGAGCCGGGCTTCGTCCGTTGGCAGACGGAGCGTTCGCTGGCCACGCTCGGTCGCGCCGAACTGGTTTTCGTGCACAACCCCGAGCAGCAGATGCACGGCCGTGACCGAGCCGCCCTCCATCGACGTACGCGGGAAGCCTTTGCCGTGCTGGAAGAATTCGCCCGAGAGGACCGGATCGATGGGTACGGCGTCGCCACATGGTCCGGCCTGCGTTCCGGGGCGTTCGACGTGGCCGACTTGATCGCTCTGGCCAGGGAAGCGGCGGGTTCCGACGAACATCACTTCACTGGGTTGCAGATGCCGGTGAGCCTGGTCAGGGCCGAGCCCATCACACAGGCGCTCAAAGGCTGCGGGCCGCTGGTGCAGGCGAAGGACGCAGGACTGATCACGTTCGGCTCAGCACCTCTGCACGGTGGTGAGCTGCTGGAGGCCATGACGCCTGAACTGGTCGACTTCATCCGTCCTGGTCTGTCGGCCGCGGCCGCATGCGTCCTGGCCGCGGGATCATGTCCCGCCCTTGACGTCGTTCTTGCCTCCGCGAGCAGCCGCGAGCACTGGGACGATCTGGTCAATGCCCTGGCCGAGCCTTTGGCGGCCAGTGATCTCAGGAAGGTGACGGATGGACTCGCCTTTGAATGACGACGTGCGAACCCTGATGGAGAGAGCCCACTACCGAGCGGCCAATGCCCTGGGCCTTTCGTGCACCGGTCCACCTGTGTGGGGCTTCCTCGGAGTCACTCTCGGACGGCGCGCGGGGAACCGGTGGCTGAGAGTGAGCCGTACGGTCAGAGCCAACGCAGGCAGGAGGCCGGGGGAAGGCACTGTCGGAGCGGCTGATCTGGTGCCCGAGGGTGTTCCGCGCCCCCGTCTGCACGCTGTCCACGACTGGACCGAAGGGGAGTGGGCGTTCGAGGCCGAAGTCCTTGATTACGTGGCCCAGTCCGTCGTGTCCCCGACCCGCGCCGACCTTGCTCACGATCCGCAGTTGCCGGACGGCTGGTGGGCTGACCTGCGCCAAGCCCTTGACCTGCTCGCTCAAGCGGAGGGCGTTAAGACCACGGTCCGGGACAGCTGGATCGAGCGTGCCTTCCCTCAGTTCCTCGGCATCCCGGCTCCGGCCGCAGTCGAACGTGTCACTGGCCATGGCGACCTGCATTGGGGCAATCTCACGACCGCGCCGCTGACCCTGCTGGACTGGGAGCGATGGGGCATGGTCCCGTTCGGCTACGATGCGGGCCTCCTGCATGCGAACAGCCTGCTCGTCCCGGACGCCGCAGCCCGCATCCGTGCCGAGTTCGAGGAGACCCTCGACACACCCGCCGGACGAATCGGGGAACTGTCCGCCCTTGCGGAGATGCTCCAAGCCGTAGCCCGTGGCTGGTACCCCGAGCTGGCCCCGTGCCTCGTCCACCGCGCGGAGGCTCTGACCGGCGTCCACCCACCCCTTCCGGCGTACTCCGAAGTCACCGCGTGACAGTTTTGCCCCCACTGGGCTCACCACTCCGAAGCCGCGCGCGGCCTGGCTCAGCCTGCCCCGGTCAGGGCCGCCGGCTGGGGGCAGGCTGAGCACCACGAAGGAACCTCCAGGGCCGTCGGCCGGGGGCAGACTGAGCACCACGAAGGACCCTCTGACACCGCCCGACCGAATGAATCGCCCGTCAATTGCCCGCGCCGTAGCGGCAGCCGCTCTCAAACTCGGCCCGTGCGGCGCCCGAGGGTACGGCTTCCAGTCTGAATTCGAGGGGTCCGAGGCCGGGTGCACGGGGCGGATGAAGCGGGGTTCGCGCCAATGTCAGGGGTCAGTGCTGGTGGGGCGATCGGGGTTCAGCCAAGCCTGCGAGGCGCGTCTCCTGCGCCCTGATATCGAACTAGAGTTCCCCTGTTGCCGGATCGACCGACCGGCATCACAACGGGAGGGAACACCTATGCGCACAGCAAGTCCCTTGTCCGTCATAAGCGTTGGCCTGGCCACGGCCGCCGTCCTGGGGTTCAGCACGTCGGCCTCCGCGATGCCGTCACACGCCTCGGAGCACTCGCACCCCTCAGTCGGGCACGTGATGGTGGACGGACACCGTGTGGTGACGGGGACCACCGTCGGGGAGTGGGGCAGGACGGCGAACGGTGAGCTGTACTCCTTCACCTACAAGGCCGGCGAGGCCAAACCCGCCGGGCACGCTGTTCCGGCCGCGGCGAGCTGCTCGGTGTACATATCCGATGTCTCGTTCCACGGGGCGGGCGCCGGAGCGTGGTTTCAGTGGGAGACCTCGCAGGCGTGCAGCGGCTCGTTCGGATCTCAGAAGCTGCAGACGCAGATGTGGCGTAGCTCGTGGAGCGGGCCGCGTGGCTACAACAACTGGCACGGCACGGGGCTGACCTCGAACAACTTCATCGACTACGGGTGGTCGACGGACTGTAACGACGGCGGCGGCACCTACACCTACTACCCTGTAATGCAGGGCTACGCCAGCGGGATCGGCTGGGGCCCGAAGACCCGCTCCAACAACGATCTACGCAAAGGATGCGGGACCAGGTCTCCGAATCCGTAGGAGAGACGTATGGTCGAGCAACCCCCCGCGCGGTACTCGCCCGAAGGCACCCCCCTGGGGCGTACGGCGGAAGCCATCCGATTCAGCACCAGCTACTCCACCGAGACCCCACGGGCCCGCAAGCTGTGGTGGCGAGTCCGGGACGCGCTTCGTCGGCCGGTGAGGAACGGCACGTAGAGCCACTGGTCATACGCGAGCGCCGAGCGCGATGGTGCCCTCTCCGCGGGAACGCCTCGCGGGGAGGGCCCGCCGTTGGGAGAGAATCCGTCGAGTGATTGTTAACTCCCGTGGATCAGTTGAGAGGTTGAAGGCGGGACCACCCTCACGAGCGCATGACGCAGAACTCGTTGCCATCGGGGTCGTACATTGTGATCTAGCCCTCACGCTCAGCCTGAACCGTTGCCCCGAGTGCGCGTAGCCGCTTGACCTCTGCGGTTGCGTCGCTCGTGCTCAGGTCGAGGTGGACCCGGTTCTTGACCTGCTTGGCCTCTGACACCAGTTGGAAAAAGATGCGTGGCAGCTTGCCGTCCGTGCCGACCAGCGGGACCGTAGGGTCGTTTTCCGGATCGTCGATGCCCAAGGAGCGCAGCCGGCTCAGCTCCTCCTCGTCGTATGGCGCGATTTCATAGTCATCCAGGGCCTGGGCCCAGAACCGGGCGGCCGATGCCGGATGAGGGCTGTCGAAGACGATGTCCTTGATGGATGCCACAGGATCTCCTTCGGGAACGGATGAAAGCGGTGAGCTACCTTCGTCGGCGGAGCCTCGCGATCGTCCGTCGCGGCCCGAACCTAGCTGCCACTCACTGTCCACGATTCGAGAAGAAGTCCTCACTGGAGCAGGTGGTCGGCCTTGCCTGCCTTGATGTTGAGGATCATGGTCCGTAGGGCCTCTCGGCTGTCTGTGATGAACCGGTCCTCCTGGCCGCGGACAGCTATGTAGGCACTGCCGGTCTCGTCCACCCCGATCCGGAAGCAGGAGTTGCCCTCCCCACAGAACGGCTCTTCCCACTGGATCTCGGACATGAAGCCTCCTAGAGTTCGCGTGCGATGGCTCGAATGAAGTCTCTCGAGTCGTCGGGGGACAGGGCGAGATCCTCCATGCGATCCAGGTGGGCACGGTACTTCGCCAACTCGGCCTCCGCGTAGAGGAAGTCCGGACCGTGGGAATTGTCGATCTGCACGGTGTCGAGTTGGCTTGTCGCCCCTTCCGCGTACAGAACGGTCTGCCCGGCACCGGGGAAAGCTCCGTGGGCGAACGGGACGATCACTACGGTGACGCCGTCCATTTCGGCCTGGGCCACCAGATGGTCGAGCTGCTCTCGGGCGACCAGAGGCCCGCCGAACTGCATACGAAGTGCCGCCTCATGGACGATGCCGGTGAAAGGGGGAGCGGCCCCGGTGCACAACACCTCTTGGCGGCGGCTGCGATGGGCCGCCCTCATTGTCACTTCGTGTTCTGGTAGATGAGGCAGTACGGCGCGGAACACGGCCATCGCGTACGCCGTGGTCTGCAAAAGCCCGGGAATGTGCACCGTGCACGCAGCACGCATGCGGGTGGCACGCGCCTCCAACTCCGCGATGTCCAAAAGCCCTTGGGGCAGCGCATCCCGGTACTGTTCCCACCAGCCCCGGCTTCTGGCCGTGGCCATCTCGACCAGCGCCGTCACATACGTGTCGTCGTCGCAGCGACAGTGTTTGGCCAGGGCCCGCAAGCGCTCTTCGCTCACGTTCCGGGTCCCTGACTCCATGTACGAGATCTTGCCGCGGTCGACCCGCAGCAGCTTGGCCGCCTCCTCTGCGGAGACGCCTGCGGCCACGCGCATCCTGCGCAGCTCGTGACCGAGGCGCTTCTGACGTTGAGTTGGAACTGCCGTCACGGCCATGTCGCTCCTTCCGAGTGGGCTCGGACGGCAGTCTGCCAGCCGTCCCTTCAACTCCACGATCGAGCTAATTTGCCGGAGTGGATGGCAAATTTGCCGAATCGTCTTCTAGCTTGGACGCCATGCCGCTGATGCGCGGCGAGCAGAAATGCATCGCGCACGCCTGCCTGGTCTCTCCTGCCCTGGGAGTGGCGGGCCTGCGCCGGGGTGACAGGCCACTGCTTGCGAGCGTCGCCGGCCTACGAGTGGGAGAGAGGGTTGAGACATGGATTGCAACGCGTGTTCACCAAGACGCCCTTGGGAGCTGCCGTTTCTGGCGGAGCCCGAGGCCGTGGCGGCACTCCGCCGTCTGCTGCGGATCCACTTGGGCCTCTGGGGCCTGCCGGAGTTGACCGACACGGTCCAACTCTGCGTCAGCGAACTCGTCGGCAACGTGATCGCGCACGTGGGACCGGGGACGCCGGCGACCCTGGCTGTCTCCATGAGGGGCACGCGCCTGCGCATCGAGGTATGGGACCCTGACACACGCGCCTTACCGACATTGGTCGATGCGATCGACGAAGCGGAATCAGGACGCGGCATGGTGCTCGTCGCCGCATGCTCCGACCGTTGGGGTGTCCAACTCCTGCCCGAGCACAAGGTCACCTGGGTCGAACTGACAACCACTTTGGCTTCGCCGAACGGCCACAGCAAGAGCGTGCATGTCTCAAGAGCCGAGCGCGTCGTTCCCCTCTATGACACAAGCGGGGCGGGAAGCCCCGGCGGAGCGAGCAGGCTGAGTGTCACCACTACGGACCAACTGGTCATTGTGGCCATCGCCGATCTTTTGCACTGGCTTCGAGTGCATGGCCGCGATGCGGACGAAGCTCTGGATCGGGCTCAAGCGCGGTTCGAAGCGGAGGGGTGGCAGGTCACTCACTGAGAGCCTTCCGACTTCACGGGCGCCAAGGTGGATCCTTCGGCGCCCGACGGTGTGACGCGCCGGGCACAGACGGTCGGCTCCCCTGGTTACGCTGCCTGGCGTACGACTCCGTCGTGGGTGTGGGGGTTGCCTGTGTGTGAGGGAATCGAATGGCTCGCCGGCCGGGACGAGGGGGTGGACGGTGTGGTGTTCGCCCGCGACGTCACCGCGGAGGACCTGGCGGTGCGGATGGGTGGTAGGCCCGGCGCCGCAGTGGAGTTGACCGGCCCCGAAGTCTCCTTCCTCCTCGATCGCTCGGGCACCGGGGACAACGACGTGGTGCGGGTCGCGGCGTGTGGCGCCTGGTCGTACGCGGTGCTGCACCTCGCCGACCCCACGAGCGACAACCCAGCAGTCCTGGCCTCAGGCGGTGGGGTCGAAGTCATCCACTACGTGGCCATGCCGGATCACCCGCCCGCACAGTTCCGCTATATGCATGACGGTCGAGTTCTGTGCGGCTTTGGCATCGGAGAGGAAGCACATCGCTGGGGCCGGGATCCGGACATTCTTCTGCCGGTGCTCGTCGCAGCCGGCGTCCTGGCCCCTGGTGGGTCGAAAGAGCGGGCTGCGCCTGCGGGCTCAGTCGGGAGCAGCCACCGTCTCACCCTTTCGGCTCTCGAGCGGCACTTCGGTTTGTGCTTGCCCCGAAGCAGCGTGATGGGCGCACCGCTCGCCGCATATACGGTCCGCGGCCGGCTCCTACTGGGCCCCGACTCCGATGTCGAGGCTGTCCGCAGTTGGGCCGCCGAGCACGGCTATCCGCTGAACTGGGGCCGCAGCGGTCATGTACCGGCCGCCGTCCGTGACGCGTACGCCCACGCCACCGGTACGCGCTCAAACTGAGGCGGGAACGGGGTGGCCTACGCGGTGGTTTTTCAGGGACGTCGAATCATCAACCGCGAAGATATTCGTATATCGATGCGGCGATAGCCTTGCCGAGGGGGATGGGGACCGCGTTTCCGATCTGTGTGGCGATCTCTGTCTTCGACCCGCACCAGCGGAAGTCCAGCGGGAATCCCTGGATCCGGGCTGCCTCGTAGTGTGTGATGGGGCGGGCCTCAGTCGGATGCAGGTAACGCCCCTTTTCCGGCTTGAAGAATTCGGTGCGGATGGTGACTGACGGATGCCCCTTTCTGAGTCGTCCCATCACGTCACCCGTGCCCGTATTGTGGCGGTCCCAACTCTTGGTAGATAGGTACTCGACAGGTGTACGCACGCCCGCGGGGTTGTCGGTGTCGAAGACGTGCACGTCCCCGAACTCGTCCAACGTGTACCACTTGTCACGCAGATCTTTCCTGTTACCGCCCGGAGGAATCGCGAGGTAGCGAGCTCTCGATAGGGGCTCGGGGTTACGTCCGAAGTGTAGATCCGGCGTGGTGAAGATTCCTGGAAGCACAGAGTTCACTTCCGGGATGAATTCCTTCCCGTCGGGAAGTTCGGTTCCTCGGATCGTGCGACTCTTCGACTCGTTGAAGATGCTGTCGACCGCCTGCCAGTACGACATTCCCGTCTCCAACCCGTCAAACGGTCGGTTACCTGTGGGGGCAGGGTTTCGAGGCCGGCGAAGGTGGGTCTTCGCTGGGTACGCCAGCATTCGGTCGTTGGAGACGTCGCGGCGGACACCCATGACGATGGCCCGACGTCGAGCCTGAGCCGCACCGTAATCGGCCGAGTTGAGCAGGTACCGCTTGTTCCTTTCGGTGTCGGTGTCCGAAGGCTCGTGGCCGGGAGGGTCGACCAGCCGGTATTCTGCCAGCTGCCCACCTTTATCGACCTGGCTCAGCAGGTTATGGAACTCACCCGACTTGAGAAAGCGATCGACGTTCTCAATGACGAACACCTTGGGACGAATAGCGGCGACGATTCTGACGTACTCTTCCCAGAGGCGGTTGCGCTCGCTGCCCGTCTTGTTGCGGTTCAGGGCCGAGAAACCCTGGCAGGGTGGGCCTCCTACGACCACGTCCGCGTGAAGTGCTTCCGGGGTCGGTCGCCAGGCTTCGATGTCACCGACGTGCACCCGAGCCGCCGGGATCTTCTCGTTGGTCCGAAGGTCGCCGAAGTTGACCGCGTACGTAGCAGCCGCGGCGACGTTGTGCTCGACGGCCGCGATGCTGTGGAAGACGGGGCCGTCGGTGCCCGTCCCGGAAGGGCGAAACTCGTGGAACCCCTGGGTGAATCCGCCGCAGCCGCTGAACAGGTCAACGACAGTGATCGGATGAGGAGCAACGGGACGGGGTTTGGGCATGGTGCGATCTTAGCCTCGGAGCGCGGTTGCGATGGCCAGGCCGACGGCAGTGGCCAGCGGTGGTGGCATGGCATGGCCGACTTGACGATACCTGGACGTCTTGCCACCCGAGAACCTCCACGTAGTGGGGAAGGCCTGGATCAGAGCCGCTTGTTCGACGGTCAGCCTGGGGTCCTCGTCGACGGGGAAGTCCGGCCCCGGCGGGCTGTCGCCGAGGCTGGTGCCGTTGACCCCGAGTGCGGCCCAGGCCCTCTTGCTCCCCGTGGGCCCGAGGTCGGCTCCGCCGCGCCGGTCCGAGCCACCGACAAGCGCGGGAGCGAG
Coding sequences within it:
- a CDS encoding cupin domain-containing protein encodes the protein MLDAASWAGRLGGDRFLAQTYHRSYAHFAGAADAAALFSWDDLNRIIATQRLEPPRLRLSADGEMVPLQRYAVPTTNRRAVTWSRIQPTELHAQLKAGASLVLDAVEKIHPAVSVAAVGLERFLGTSVQANVYASWTEREGFGMHWDDHDVIVVQVHGSKRWRLYGTTREAPTFRDVESPEQPEGDPMADLVLAPGDVLYLPRGWWHAVTADQGTESLHLTFGLVPQTGADLLLWAVDQLRSSLTLRKDVPRFGSLTERSVFLDALRGEVAGKLEDPHLVERWAESTDTTDLGHAIPSLPYVDGVPARREITVRLTAPRGRLSANSAQGTVTFSAAGTAWDLSESAAPLLGALLTNQPATLGELADSAGLELKDVAELVTALIEGQAVAVVGTAL
- a CDS encoding aldo/keto reductase, which gives rise to MRAVSVAARTALSADSPWLDTAPNYARGRAHEVLRPVLEEYPTARVATKTGFFTGEEGRAARAAGMLNHEVVSGGHSLEPGFVRWQTERSLATLGRAELVFVHNPEQQMHGRDRAALHRRTREAFAVLEEFAREDRIDGYGVATWSGLRSGAFDVADLIALAREAAGSDEHHFTGLQMPVSLVRAEPITQALKGCGPLVQAKDAGLITFGSAPLHGGELLEAMTPELVDFIRPGLSAAAACVLAAGSCPALDVVLASASSREHWDDLVNALAEPLAASDLRKVTDGLAFE
- a CDS encoding VOC family protein codes for the protein MASIKDIVFDSPHPASAARFWAQALDDYEIAPYDEEELSRLRSLGIDDPENDPTVPLVGTDGKLPRIFFQLVSEAKQVKNRVHLDLSTSDATAEVKRLRALGATVQAEREG
- a CDS encoding helix-turn-helix transcriptional regulator translates to MAVTAVPTQRQKRLGHELRRMRVAAGVSAEEAAKLLRVDRGKISYMESGTRNVSEERLRALAKHCRCDDDTYVTALVEMATARSRGWWEQYRDALPQGLLDIAELEARATRMRAACTVHIPGLLQTTAYAMAVFRAVLPHLPEHEVTMRAAHRSRRQEVLCTGAAPPFTGIVHEAALRMQFGGPLVAREQLDHLVAQAEMDGVTVVIVPFAHGAFPGAGQTVLYAEGATSQLDTVQIDNSHGPDFLYAEAELAKYRAHLDRMEDLALSPDDSRDFIRAIAREL
- a CDS encoding ATP-binding protein, whose protein sequence is MDCNACSPRRPWELPFLAEPEAVAALRRLLRIHLGLWGLPELTDTVQLCVSELVGNVIAHVGPGTPATLAVSMRGTRLRIEVWDPDTRALPTLVDAIDEAESGRGMVLVAACSDRWGVQLLPEHKVTWVELTTTLASPNGHSKSVHVSRAERVVPLYDTSGAGSPGGASRLSVTTTDQLVIVAIADLLHWLRVHGRDADEALDRAQARFEAEGWQVTH
- a CDS encoding DNA cytosine methyltransferase; protein product: MPKPRPVAPHPITVVDLFSGCGGFTQGFHEFRPSGTGTDGPVFHSIAAVEHNVAAAATYAVNFGDLRTNEKIPAARVHVGDIEAWRPTPEALHADVVVGGPPCQGFSALNRNKTGSERNRLWEEYVRIVAAIRPKVFVIENVDRFLKSGEFHNLLSQVDKGGQLAEYRLVDPPGHEPSDTDTERNKRYLLNSADYGAAQARRRAIVMGVRRDVSNDRMLAYPAKTHLRRPRNPAPTGNRPFDGLETGMSYWQAVDSIFNESKSRTIRGTELPDGKEFIPEVNSVLPGIFTTPDLHFGRNPEPLSRARYLAIPPGGNRKDLRDKWYTLDEFGDVHVFDTDNPAGVRTPVEYLSTKSWDRHNTGTGDVMGRLRKGHPSVTIRTEFFKPEKGRYLHPTEARPITHYEAARIQGFPLDFRWCGSKTEIATQIGNAVPIPLGKAIAASIYEYLRG